A region from the Actinoplanes sp. OR16 genome encodes:
- a CDS encoding MurR/RpiR family transcriptional regulator yields the protein MNGDVLVRLRTMMASLPRAEQAIARRVLDDPGAAAEMTISELAQLCGTSETTVTRFCRSIGLRGYAQLRLHLAAEAERLRADDRADTVLGGDIGREDTLSDLIKKVGYADARAVEDTVAHLDVAVLEGLVTALLGASRIDVYGVGSTSVVALDAAYKLHRAGLPASAWSDVHAALMSASALRGGDVALAISHSGRTREILDVLAEAKRRGATTAVITSNPQSPAAARADLVLTTAARETTFRSGGTASRTAQLTVVDCVFVALSHRRYDESLEAIERAHDAVRGHVLPPERAAQ from the coding sequence ATGAACGGCGACGTGCTGGTGCGACTGCGGACGATGATGGCCAGCCTGCCCCGGGCCGAGCAGGCCATCGCCCGCCGGGTCCTCGACGACCCGGGCGCGGCCGCCGAGATGACGATCTCCGAGCTGGCGCAGCTCTGCGGCACCTCGGAGACCACGGTGACCCGGTTCTGCCGGTCGATCGGCCTGCGGGGGTACGCCCAGCTGCGCCTGCACCTGGCCGCCGAGGCGGAACGACTGCGTGCCGACGACCGGGCCGACACCGTGCTCGGCGGCGACATCGGCCGCGAGGACACCCTCAGCGACCTGATCAAGAAGGTGGGGTACGCCGACGCCCGCGCTGTCGAGGACACCGTCGCGCACCTCGACGTCGCGGTCCTGGAGGGCCTGGTCACGGCGCTGCTCGGGGCTTCCCGCATCGATGTGTACGGCGTCGGCTCCACCTCGGTCGTCGCCCTCGACGCGGCCTACAAGCTGCACCGGGCCGGGCTGCCGGCCTCGGCCTGGTCGGACGTGCACGCCGCGCTGATGAGCGCCTCGGCCCTGCGCGGCGGTGACGTGGCGCTGGCGATCAGCCACTCCGGGCGTACCAGGGAGATCCTCGACGTCCTCGCCGAGGCCAAGAGACGCGGCGCCACCACCGCGGTGATCACGAGCAATCCGCAGTCGCCGGCCGCCGCCCGGGCCGACCTGGTGCTCACGACGGCCGCGCGCGAGACGACGTTCCGCAGCGGCGGCACGGCGTCGCGGACGGCGCAACTGACCGTGGTCGACTGCGTGTTCGTGGCGCTGTCGCACCGGCGCTACGACGAATCCCTGGAAGCCATCGAGCGCGCCCACGACGCGGTCCGCGGCCACGTCCTGCCACCCGAGCGGGCCGCCCAGTGA
- a CDS encoding dipeptide ABC transporter ATP-binding protein — translation MTTPPLLQVRGLRVEFGGVPVVRDVDLTVPAGGALGLVGESGSGKSVTARSVLRLLRPGGRVTGGQVLFDGRDLLGLSEKRMRQVRGHDIAMVFQDPQSALNPVLTVGDQVAEALIVHGAGRRAARTRAAELLDLVGIPQARQRMDDHPHQFSGGMRQRVVIATALANRPRLLIADEPTTALDVTVQAQILRLLAGLRAELGVALLMITHDLGVVAETCDEAAVMYAGRIVENGPVRELFGHAAHPYTAALLRAAPRLDGDRSVRLPAITGAPPDPAALPPGCAFHPRCPIAVARCSAEQPPVTAVAAAHEAVLPAAYEAVLPAVHEAVLPAVHEAVLPAAHEAVPPGAHEAACWRPSEPFAEPAGDGPALHRAGGERLLTVAEVRVNVTGGRKRPVWAVDGVSLHVDAGETLGLVGESGCGKSTLARAIVGLRRADHGTVRADGDVRYVFQDPYASLNPRRTIRQTVSEALQAGGVTGAAARRRAAELMETVGLTEAHLERYPAAFSGGQRQRIGIARALATNPRLLILDEPVSALDVSVQAQVVNLLADLRDRLGLGYLFIAHDLAVVRHLSDRVAVMYLGRIVETGPAEQIYAKPRHPYTAALISAVPQGAANDGLVLRGDLPDPANPPSGCRFRTRCPIGADRGICAEKEPALGADGVACHFPGEVR, via the coding sequence ATGACCACGCCGCCGTTGTTGCAGGTCCGCGGGCTGCGTGTCGAGTTCGGTGGCGTGCCGGTGGTCCGTGACGTCGACCTGACCGTGCCGGCCGGCGGCGCGCTCGGGCTGGTCGGCGAGTCCGGGTCGGGCAAGTCGGTGACCGCGCGCTCGGTGCTGAGGCTGCTGCGGCCCGGCGGCCGGGTCACCGGCGGGCAGGTGCTCTTCGACGGCCGTGACCTGCTCGGGCTCTCCGAGAAGCGGATGCGGCAGGTACGCGGCCACGACATCGCCATGGTCTTCCAGGACCCGCAGTCGGCGCTGAACCCGGTGCTCACGGTCGGTGACCAGGTGGCCGAGGCGCTGATCGTGCACGGTGCCGGCCGGCGGGCCGCCCGCACGCGCGCCGCCGAACTGCTCGACCTCGTCGGCATCCCGCAGGCCCGGCAGCGGATGGACGACCACCCGCACCAGTTCTCCGGCGGCATGCGGCAGCGCGTCGTGATCGCGACCGCGCTGGCCAATAGGCCGCGCCTGCTGATCGCCGACGAGCCGACCACCGCCCTCGACGTCACCGTCCAGGCCCAGATCCTGCGCCTGCTGGCCGGTCTGCGCGCCGAGCTCGGCGTCGCCCTGCTCATGATCACGCACGATCTGGGGGTGGTCGCCGAGACCTGCGACGAGGCGGCGGTCATGTACGCCGGCCGCATCGTGGAGAACGGCCCGGTCCGGGAACTGTTCGGTCATGCGGCGCACCCGTACACGGCCGCGCTGCTGCGAGCGGCCCCGCGCCTGGACGGCGACCGTTCGGTGCGGCTCCCGGCGATCACCGGCGCCCCGCCGGACCCGGCCGCCCTGCCCCCGGGCTGCGCGTTCCACCCTCGCTGCCCGATCGCCGTCGCCCGCTGCTCAGCCGAACAGCCCCCGGTCACGGCCGTCGCCGCCGCGCATGAGGCCGTGCTTCCGGCCGCGTATGAGGCCGTGCTTCCGGCCGTCCACGAGGCCGTGCTTCCGGCCGTCCACGAGGCCGTGCTTCCGGCCGCGCATGAGGCGGTGCCTCCGGGCGCGCACGAAGCCGCGTGCTGGCGGCCCTCGGAACCGTTCGCCGAGCCGGCCGGCGACGGGCCGGCACTGCACCGGGCCGGCGGCGAACGGCTGCTCACCGTCGCCGAAGTGCGGGTGAACGTCACCGGCGGGCGCAAGCGGCCGGTCTGGGCCGTCGACGGCGTCAGCCTGCACGTCGACGCGGGGGAGACACTCGGGCTCGTCGGCGAGTCCGGATGCGGCAAGTCCACCCTCGCCAGGGCGATCGTCGGCCTCCGCCGGGCCGACCACGGGACGGTCCGTGCCGATGGGGACGTGCGATACGTGTTCCAGGACCCGTACGCGTCGTTGAACCCCCGCCGGACCATCCGCCAGACCGTGAGCGAGGCGCTGCAGGCCGGGGGTGTCACCGGCGCCGCCGCCCGGCGGCGCGCGGCCGAGCTGATGGAGACCGTCGGGCTCACCGAGGCACACCTGGAGCGGTACCCGGCGGCGTTCTCCGGCGGGCAGCGCCAGCGGATCGGCATCGCCCGCGCACTGGCCACGAACCCGCGCCTGCTGATCCTCGACGAACCCGTCTCCGCGCTCGACGTGTCCGTTCAGGCCCAGGTCGTGAACCTGCTCGCCGACCTGCGGGACCGGCTCGGGCTCGGTTACCTGTTCATCGCGCACGACCTGGCCGTGGTGCGCCACCTCAGCGACCGGGTCGCGGTGATGTATCTCGGACGCATTGTCGAGACCGGCCCGGCGGAGCAGATCTACGCCAAGCCGCGGCACCCGTACACGGCGGCGCTCATCTCCGCCGTTCCACAGGGTGCGGCGAACGACGGCCTGGTTCTGCGCGGTGATCTGCCGGACCCGGCGAACCCGCCGAGCGGATGTCGTTTCCGGACACGCTGCCCGATCGGCGCCGACCGCGGCATCTGCGCCGAGAAGGAGCCGGCGCTCGGCGCCGACGGGGTCGCCTGCCACTTCCCGGGGGAGGTCCGATGA
- a CDS encoding ABC transporter permease, which produces MTGYARALRTPRGAAGVTLIGSLTLAALLASSGYDVQSANALAGPGPSAWFGTDELGRDVFVRTLYGLRVDLSLIAVAVPLSALLGTLIGLSGAIAGWLGTLGQRVLDVIVGFPSLILGICVALVLRPGWWALAVAIVLSGLPVFGRLARSTWLAQQERDYVLAARLMNVPGRTVMVRHILPHAADAAVVQTAAGMVAAVFLESALSIVGLGVQPPEPSLGALLNTGMRHMAEQPAYVAGPALILLLLALGLNLLADALTERKPS; this is translated from the coding sequence ATGACGGGATACGCGCGGGCGCTGCGCACGCCGCGCGGCGCCGCCGGGGTCACGCTGATCGGTTCGCTCACCCTCGCCGCGCTGCTGGCCTCCTCCGGGTACGACGTGCAGAGCGCGAACGCCCTCGCCGGGCCAGGGCCGTCGGCGTGGTTCGGCACCGACGAGCTGGGCCGTGACGTCTTCGTGCGGACCCTCTACGGCCTGCGCGTCGACCTGTCCCTGATCGCCGTGGCGGTCCCGCTCAGCGCCCTGCTCGGCACCCTGATCGGGCTGTCCGGGGCGATCGCGGGCTGGCTCGGCACACTCGGTCAGCGTGTCCTCGACGTCATCGTCGGCTTCCCCAGCCTCATCCTGGGCATCTGTGTCGCGCTGGTGCTGCGCCCCGGCTGGTGGGCCCTGGCCGTCGCGATCGTGCTGTCCGGCCTGCCGGTCTTCGGCCGGCTCGCCCGTTCCACCTGGCTCGCCCAGCAGGAACGCGACTACGTGCTGGCCGCCCGGCTCATGAACGTGCCCGGCCGCACGGTGATGGTCCGGCACATCCTGCCGCACGCCGCGGACGCCGCCGTCGTGCAGACCGCCGCCGGGATGGTGGCGGCGGTCTTCCTCGAATCGGCGCTGAGCATCGTCGGTCTCGGCGTGCAGCCACCCGAGCCGTCGCTCGGCGCCCTGCTCAACACCGGGATGCGGCACATGGCGGAGCAGCCGGCGTACGTGGCCGGTCCCGCCCTGATCCTGCTGCTGCTCGCGCTGGGCCTCAACCTGCTGGCCGACGCGCTCACCGAGAGGAAGCCCTCATGA
- a CDS encoding ABC transporter permease, giving the protein MLEFLARRLPAVAGVLLAGSVLAFALPRLAPGDPAVAVAGADASPEQVAEVRALLGLDRPAVEQYLHWLGGVFTGDLGTSYLTGRPVAEMIGDRIGSTVQLAVVAGLLMVVLGIGLGVCRPSRILDAVNAVLLAAPPFLTGLLLALLLGVTVRVLPVSGEVSLLDDFDIGLQYLILPALALALPQAAAIGRLLATAMRQTRTEDFVDLAIAKGARPIRVTTRHVLRTSLGTAVVAIGLRLGELLAGAIVVEAIFARNGLGSLAVAAVRDRDYLVVQVLVLAAVAVAAATQLLSEIALAVLDPRIRLGAA; this is encoded by the coding sequence GTGCTGGAGTTCCTGGCCCGCCGGCTGCCCGCGGTCGCCGGTGTCCTGCTCGCCGGCTCGGTGCTGGCGTTCGCGCTGCCCCGTCTCGCGCCCGGTGATCCGGCCGTGGCGGTCGCCGGCGCGGACGCCTCACCCGAGCAGGTCGCCGAGGTGCGCGCCCTGCTCGGCCTGGACCGGCCGGCGGTGGAGCAGTACCTGCACTGGCTCGGCGGGGTGTTCACCGGTGACCTCGGCACGTCGTACCTGACCGGCCGCCCGGTCGCCGAGATGATCGGTGACCGGATCGGCAGCACCGTCCAGCTCGCCGTCGTCGCCGGGCTGCTCATGGTGGTGCTCGGCATCGGCCTGGGTGTCTGCCGTCCGTCGCGGATCCTCGACGCGGTGAACGCCGTGCTGCTCGCCGCGCCGCCGTTCCTCACCGGGCTGCTACTCGCGCTGCTGCTCGGCGTCACCGTGCGGGTGCTGCCGGTCAGCGGCGAGGTGTCGCTGCTCGACGACTTCGACATCGGCCTGCAATATCTGATCCTGCCGGCGCTGGCGCTCGCGCTGCCGCAGGCCGCCGCGATCGGCCGGCTGCTGGCCACGGCGATGCGGCAGACCCGGACCGAGGACTTCGTCGACCTGGCGATCGCCAAGGGCGCCCGGCCGATCCGGGTCACCACCCGGCACGTCCTGCGGACCAGCCTCGGCACCGCGGTCGTCGCGATCGGCCTGCGGCTGGGTGAGCTGCTGGCGGGCGCCATCGTCGTCGAGGCGATCTTCGCGCGCAACGGGCTGGGCTCGCTCGCCGTCGCCGCCGTCCGCGACCGGGACTACCTGGTGGTGCAGGTCCTGGTGCTGGCCGCGGTGGCGGTCGCCGCAGCCACCCAGCTGCTCTCCGAGATCGCCCTGGCCGTCCTCGATCCGCGCATCAGGCTGGGTGCGGCATGA
- a CDS encoding ABC transporter substrate-binding protein yields the protein MSVLVSRRLVLGGGVGAAALLVSGCESAVEQAASGPASSGPVKGGILRIAASADAQPGVILAGRAGNWHWRRLVFETLVELDDKRQPQPLLAKSWTLDDARTTVVLEIRDDVKFHSGRALTAEDVVFSLEQVKVQANVSQVRPVALKLTAIEATGAHQVTLKLDSPTDSLLDLFHFTPIVDKETFATLAEGKTVVGTGPFVWKQWKPGASITLERNPAYRDPERPYLDGVEISIITDPTALLTALRGGTAHLVNGLPTADLKPLRDDKGFALENAGGVFYPLGLNVTAKPFDDKGVRQAVGWALDRERIKAQVFGGDAMVSDLWWTPTEAGYPNDLAGHYKLDAAKAKALVEKAGATGAKVPIVFANLPTMKSLFEIVRYNLEQIGLAPEAVALDTAEFDARQVAGRLGPAFLLLHGMVGFSSSTILDAMPSLRAGNPSQFTTPRYDSLKAKLQTAGDDTKKAALSEISAYLLDESFSHVTMVAPQYYPRSAKLIGAKVMALGSLVATDAYLA from the coding sequence ATGAGTGTTCTTGTGTCGCGACGTCTGGTGCTGGGCGGCGGTGTCGGCGCGGCCGCGCTGCTGGTGTCGGGCTGTGAGTCGGCCGTGGAGCAGGCGGCCTCGGGGCCGGCGAGTTCCGGGCCGGTGAAGGGCGGGATCCTGCGGATCGCCGCCAGCGCCGACGCGCAGCCCGGGGTGATCCTGGCCGGGCGGGCCGGCAACTGGCACTGGCGCCGGCTGGTCTTCGAGACGCTCGTCGAGCTGGACGACAAGCGGCAGCCGCAGCCGCTGCTCGCCAAGAGCTGGACGCTCGACGACGCCCGCACCACGGTGGTGCTGGAGATCCGCGACGACGTGAAGTTCCACAGCGGGCGGGCGCTGACCGCCGAGGATGTCGTCTTCTCGCTGGAGCAGGTCAAGGTGCAGGCCAACGTGTCGCAGGTGCGGCCGGTCGCGCTGAAGCTCACCGCGATCGAGGCGACCGGCGCGCACCAGGTCACGCTGAAGCTGGACAGCCCGACGGACAGCCTGCTCGACCTGTTCCACTTCACCCCGATCGTCGACAAGGAGACGTTCGCGACGCTCGCCGAGGGCAAGACGGTGGTCGGCACCGGGCCGTTCGTGTGGAAGCAGTGGAAGCCGGGGGCGTCGATCACCCTGGAGCGCAACCCGGCGTACCGGGACCCCGAGCGGCCCTACCTCGACGGCGTCGAGATCTCCATCATCACCGACCCGACCGCGCTGCTCACGGCGCTGCGGGGTGGCACCGCGCACCTGGTCAACGGCCTGCCGACGGCCGACCTCAAGCCGCTGCGCGACGACAAGGGGTTCGCGCTGGAGAACGCGGGCGGCGTGTTCTACCCGCTCGGGCTCAACGTGACCGCGAAGCCGTTCGACGACAAGGGTGTGCGCCAGGCCGTCGGCTGGGCCCTCGACCGGGAGCGGATCAAGGCGCAGGTCTTCGGTGGTGACGCCATGGTCAGCGACCTGTGGTGGACGCCGACCGAGGCCGGGTACCCCAACGACCTCGCCGGGCACTACAAGCTGGACGCCGCGAAGGCCAAGGCGCTGGTGGAGAAGGCCGGCGCGACCGGGGCCAAGGTGCCGATCGTGTTCGCGAACCTGCCCACCATGAAGAGCCTGTTCGAGATCGTGCGCTACAACCTCGAGCAGATCGGCCTCGCCCCGGAGGCGGTGGCCCTGGACACCGCCGAGTTCGACGCCCGGCAGGTCGCCGGCCGGCTCGGGCCCGCGTTCCTGCTGCTGCACGGCATGGTCGGCTTCTCGTCGTCGACGATCCTGGACGCGATGCCGTCGTTGCGCGCCGGCAACCCGTCGCAGTTCACCACCCCGCGGTACGACAGCTTGAAGGCGAAGCTGCAGACCGCCGGCGACGACACGAAGAAGGCCGCCCTGTCCGAGATCTCCGCCTACCTGCTCGACGAGTCGTTCAGCCACGTCACGATGGTCGCCCCGCAGTACTACCCGCGCTCGGCGAAGCTGATCGGCGCGAAGGTCATGGCCCTGGGCAGCCTCGTCGCCACCGACGCGTACCTGGCCTGA
- the tsaA gene encoding tRNA (N6-threonylcarbamoyladenosine(37)-N6)-methyltransferase TrmO, which translates to MAADFTLTPVGRVASPLRDTATAPRQGDEGAPSAWLVFDSSYAAALSDIRPGDTMLLLTWLDRADRTVQAVHPRDDPARPLTGVFSTRSSDRPNPIGLHPVTILEADGLRLRADRLEAVDGTPILDLKPLLSPS; encoded by the coding sequence ATGGCAGCTGACTTCACGCTCACCCCGGTCGGGCGGGTCGCGTCACCGCTGCGCGACACCGCCACCGCGCCCCGCCAGGGCGACGAGGGCGCGCCCTCCGCGTGGCTGGTCTTCGATTCCTCGTACGCCGCAGCGCTGAGCGACATCCGTCCCGGCGACACGATGCTGCTGCTCACCTGGCTTGACCGGGCCGACCGCACCGTCCAGGCGGTGCATCCCCGCGACGACCCCGCCCGCCCGCTCACCGGCGTCTTCAGCACCCGCTCGTCCGACCGCCCCAACCCGATCGGCCTGCACCCCGTCACCATCCTCGAGGCCGACGGCCTGCGCCTGCGAGCCGACCGCCTCGAAGCCGTCGACGGCACCCCCATCCTCGACCTCAAACCGCTGCTGAGCCCCTCGTGA
- a CDS encoding MarR family winged helix-turn-helix transcriptional regulator encodes MTSMAQLGVLLAGRGAVASSQVRDALAGAGLTMRSAFTLTQLADGPIGQQTLIERLGVDPSALVAVLNELEGLGLASRQRDPGDRRRHIVTITADGLTALRTVETVLDKADEDLFGALSAAERDQLKRLLEKASDGGTCGDGS; translated from the coding sequence ATGACCTCCATGGCTCAACTGGGTGTGCTGCTCGCCGGCCGGGGCGCGGTCGCGAGTTCCCAGGTGCGGGACGCGCTGGCCGGCGCCGGGCTGACCATGCGTTCCGCGTTCACGCTGACGCAGCTCGCCGACGGCCCGATCGGCCAGCAGACGCTGATCGAGCGCCTCGGCGTCGATCCGAGCGCCCTGGTCGCCGTGCTCAACGAGTTGGAGGGCCTCGGCCTCGCGTCCCGTCAGCGTGACCCCGGCGACCGCCGCCGCCACATCGTCACGATCACCGCCGACGGCCTCACCGCGTTGCGGACCGTCGAGACCGTCCTCGACAAGGCCGACGAGGACCTGTTCGGCGCCCTCTCCGCCGCCGAGCGCGACCAGCTCAAGCGCCTGCTGGAGAAGGCGTCCGACGGCGGGACCTGCGGCGATGGCAGCTGA
- a CDS encoding DoxX family protein, whose amino-acid sequence METIMYALAAVVLALANIGTATAKVRRADTVTAGLTTVGVPDRWFVPLAALNYAGAAGLLIGIFWRPLGIAAAAGLVLYFLGAVAFHVPVKDWKGIPMPAALLALSVLTLSLA is encoded by the coding sequence TTGGAGACCATCATGTACGCCCTGGCCGCCGTCGTCCTCGCCCTCGCGAACATCGGCACCGCCACCGCCAAGGTCCGCCGCGCCGACACCGTCACCGCCGGGCTGACCACCGTGGGCGTGCCGGACCGGTGGTTCGTGCCGCTCGCCGCACTGAACTACGCCGGCGCGGCCGGCCTGCTGATCGGGATCTTCTGGCGCCCGCTGGGGATCGCCGCGGCGGCCGGCCTGGTCCTCTACTTCCTCGGCGCCGTCGCGTTCCACGTGCCGGTCAAGGACTGGAAGGGCATCCCGATGCCGGCGGCACTGCTCGCCCTCTCGGTCCTGACATTGAGCCTTGCCTAA
- a CDS encoding VOC family protein, translating to MALRLVQVNLKAADDEKVGRFWAQALGWNSRSAEDGATSVTPDGFTWPDSHDVVVDVIRVPDPEAVSYRVHIDLATTSRTHQRELVARLIGLGATSADIGQGDVPWTVLADPEGNLFCVLEPRDVYRDTGPIAAVVVDCASPRSTAAFWAGALGWTIADETEDFVRLKNPASGPFLEFSRNSGAIRHRAHLDLAPDDQPAEVQRLLDQGATFVNHEFRWAILQDPEGHDFCVL from the coding sequence ATGGCGCTGCGACTGGTCCAGGTGAATCTCAAGGCCGCTGACGACGAGAAGGTCGGCCGGTTCTGGGCTCAAGCGCTCGGCTGGAACAGCAGAAGCGCCGAGGACGGCGCCACCAGCGTCACCCCTGACGGTTTCACCTGGCCGGACTCGCACGACGTCGTCGTCGACGTCATCCGGGTGCCGGATCCGGAGGCGGTGAGCTACCGCGTCCACATCGACCTGGCCACCACCAGCCGCACCCACCAGCGAGAACTCGTCGCGCGCCTGATCGGCCTGGGCGCGACCTCCGCCGACATCGGCCAGGGCGACGTCCCGTGGACCGTCCTCGCCGACCCGGAGGGCAACCTGTTCTGCGTGCTCGAACCGCGCGACGTCTACCGGGACACCGGCCCGATCGCGGCGGTGGTGGTCGACTGCGCCTCTCCCAGATCCACGGCGGCGTTCTGGGCCGGGGCGCTGGGCTGGACGATCGCCGACGAGACCGAGGACTTCGTGCGCCTGAAGAATCCGGCATCGGGGCCATTCCTGGAGTTCTCCAGGAATAGCGGAGCGATTCGTCACCGCGCCCACCTCGATCTGGCCCCCGACGACCAGCCGGCAGAAGTCCAACGGCTACTCGACCAGGGCGCCACCTTCGTCAACCACGAGTTCCGCTGGGCGATCCTCCAAGATCCCGAAGGCCACGACTTCTGCGTCCTGTGA
- a CDS encoding glycoside hydrolase family 15 protein, whose protein sequence is MADFPLIADHGLIGDLQTAALVSTEGTVDWWCAPRFDSPSVFGALLDTEQGGHLSTKPTGAFTTKQLYLPDTAILVTRFLTRAGVGEIVDFMPIAADHDGNTRHRLVRLVRCVRGEMTFAFHLAPRFDYGREEFRTRAGDDGAVFEGAKNILRVRLIRAPGDVHLGSASVDTRGDVRGELRLSAGQVRGLVLETGPGTLDEMPVSEALRLHDETEDFWSRWISRSTYAGRWREMVNRSAITLKLMTYAPTGALVAAPTAALPEQLGGERNWDYRYTWVRDASFSVYSLLSLGFTDEAAALARWLRDRVEEQAEKSDTGPLNIMYRIDGSTDLIEETLPHWSGYRGSAPVRIGNGAADQLQLDIYGEALDSLWVAHRNGLKPGHRGWLAVRDLVDWVAANWSQPEEGIWETRGGRHDFTYGRLMCWVALDRGLRMATDYGRPAPVETWRQARDAIYEEIMERGWSPSRQAFRQHYDTDVLDSSLLRMPTVGFITPSDPMWASTLRAMESELVTDSLVYRYDPAASPDGLLGDEGTFSLCTFQYVTALAAAGELDKARFTFEKMLTYANHLGLFSEEIGLTGEQLGNFPQAFTHLALIDAAVTLNRQLDQARG, encoded by the coding sequence ATGGCTGACTTCCCGCTCATCGCCGACCACGGGCTGATCGGCGACCTCCAGACGGCCGCCCTCGTCTCCACCGAGGGAACCGTCGACTGGTGGTGCGCGCCGCGCTTCGACTCCCCGAGCGTCTTCGGCGCCCTCCTCGACACCGAGCAGGGCGGGCACCTGTCGACGAAGCCGACCGGCGCGTTCACGACGAAACAGCTCTACCTGCCGGACACCGCGATCCTGGTGACGCGCTTCCTGACCAGGGCCGGTGTGGGCGAGATCGTGGACTTCATGCCGATCGCCGCCGACCACGACGGCAACACCCGGCATCGGCTGGTCCGGCTGGTCCGCTGCGTGCGCGGGGAGATGACGTTCGCCTTCCATCTGGCGCCGCGGTTCGATTACGGCCGGGAGGAGTTCCGCACCCGGGCCGGCGACGACGGGGCCGTCTTCGAGGGTGCGAAGAACATCCTGAGGGTGCGGCTCATCCGCGCGCCCGGCGACGTACACCTGGGCAGTGCGAGCGTGGACACGCGCGGTGACGTCCGTGGCGAGCTGCGGCTGTCCGCCGGGCAGGTGCGTGGTCTGGTCCTGGAGACCGGGCCGGGCACCCTCGACGAGATGCCGGTGTCGGAGGCGTTGCGGCTGCACGACGAGACCGAGGACTTCTGGTCGCGGTGGATCAGCCGGAGCACGTACGCCGGGCGCTGGCGTGAGATGGTCAACCGTTCGGCGATCACCCTCAAACTGATGACGTACGCGCCGACCGGCGCTCTGGTGGCGGCGCCGACGGCGGCCCTGCCCGAGCAGCTCGGCGGCGAGCGCAACTGGGATTACCGGTACACCTGGGTGCGGGACGCGTCGTTCTCGGTCTACTCACTGCTGTCGCTGGGCTTCACCGACGAGGCCGCCGCGCTGGCCCGCTGGCTGCGCGACCGGGTCGAGGAGCAGGCGGAGAAGTCCGACACCGGCCCGCTGAACATCATGTACCGCATCGACGGCTCCACCGACCTGATCGAGGAGACGCTGCCGCACTGGTCCGGCTACCGCGGGTCGGCGCCGGTGCGGATCGGCAACGGCGCCGCCGATCAGTTGCAGCTGGACATCTACGGCGAGGCCCTGGACAGCCTGTGGGTGGCGCACCGCAACGGTTTGAAGCCCGGCCATCGTGGCTGGCTCGCCGTCCGTGACCTGGTGGACTGGGTCGCCGCGAACTGGTCGCAGCCGGAGGAGGGCATCTGGGAGACGCGGGGAGGGCGGCACGATTTCACGTACGGAAGATTGATGTGCTGGGTGGCTCTCGATCGCGGCCTGCGGATGGCCACCGACTACGGCCGTCCCGCCCCGGTGGAGACCTGGCGCCAGGCCCGCGACGCCATCTACGAGGAGATCATGGAGCGTGGCTGGAGTCCGTCGCGGCAGGCGTTCCGGCAGCACTACGACACCGACGTGCTGGACTCGTCGCTGCTGCGGATGCCGACGGTCGGCTTCATCACGCCGAGCGATCCGATGTGGGCGTCGACGCTGCGGGCCATGGAGTCGGAACTGGTCACCGACAGCCTGGTCTACCGGTACGACCCGGCCGCCTCACCGGACGGCCTGCTCGGCGACGAGGGCACGTTCTCCCTCTGCACCTTCCAGTACGTCACCGCCCTGGCGGCCGCCGGTGAGCTGGACAAGGCCCGGTTCACGTTCGAGAAGATGCTCACGTACGCCAATCATCTGGGCCTGTTCTCCGAGGAGATCGGGCTGACCGGCGAGCAGCTCGGCAACTTCCCGCAGGCGTTCACCCACCTCGCGCTGATCGACGCCGCCGTCACGCTGAACCGGCAGCTCGATCAGGCGCGCGGCTGA
- a CDS encoding nucleotidyltransferase domain-containing protein, with product MGLVLSGSAGRGVATERSDLDVFTVLADTGGRGPETSRSAALNETVVAISDLERVPPFGTEGWWYRWSFAWAPVLVDRTEGRLASALHRQATVTAGEAESILVEHDRLDGWLNFAYRALKNNPHPDHRELGRRVIDLEALRSTR from the coding sequence GTGGGCCTGGTCCTCTCCGGCTCGGCGGGTAGGGGCGTCGCGACGGAGAGGTCGGATCTCGATGTCTTCACCGTGCTCGCCGACACCGGCGGACGCGGGCCCGAGACGAGCCGTTCCGCGGCGCTGAACGAGACGGTCGTCGCGATCTCCGACCTGGAGCGGGTGCCGCCGTTCGGCACTGAGGGATGGTGGTACCGCTGGTCGTTCGCGTGGGCACCGGTGCTGGTGGATCGCACCGAAGGACGACTGGCATCCGCTCTTCACCGGCAAGCCACGGTCACTGCCGGCGAAGCCGAATCGATCCTCGTGGAGCATGACCGGCTCGACGGCTGGCTCAACTTCGCCTATCGCGCTCTCAAGAACAATCCTCACCCCGATCATCGAGAGCTGGGGCGACGAGTCATCGATCTTGAGGCGCTGAGGAGCACACGCTGA